The Deinococcus aerolatus region CGCCCCGGTGCGCCGGACGGTGTCCACGATCTTGCTCGCGGACTGGTCCAGCGCCTTGTGGTCAAAACCACGCAGTTTGATGCGAATCTTCGGGGCAACCATTGCTATTACTCCAGGACCTTGGTGACCACGCCGGCGCCGACGGTGCGGCCACCTTCGCGGATGGCGAAACGCAGGCCTTCTTCCATGGCGATGGGCTTGATCAGTTCCACCA contains the following coding sequences:
- a CDS encoding EF-Tu C-terminal domain-related protein gives rise to the protein VELIKPIAMEEGLRFAIREGGRTVGAGVVTKVLE